One window of the Ignavibacteriales bacterium genome contains the following:
- a CDS encoding cation transporter produces the protein MAHNHNHIHSNSSKNFRTVFLLNFGFTIFEIIGGILTNSISIISDALHDFGDSISLGLAWYLEKYSHKKSDNKFTYGYGRFSLLGALINAIVLIIGSTFVIANAVPRLIKPQATNAEGMILFAIVGVIVNGAAVFKLKNEDSMNARVMMLHLLEDVLGWIAILAVATTLLFWQTYILDAVLSIIITLYILYNVTINLKKTITLFLQATPENINIDFIDNKFKSIEKVISSHHTHVWSLDGANHILTTHLIVERSTTRAEIVKIKSKCKQLFEDLKMTHFTIEIELEDEVCLMKDDANH, from the coding sequence ATGGCTCATAATCACAATCATATTCATTCCAATTCATCAAAAAATTTCAGAACAGTTTTTCTGCTCAATTTTGGATTTACAATTTTTGAAATCATTGGTGGAATTTTAACAAACAGCATATCTATAATTTCGGATGCACTGCACGATTTTGGTGATTCAATTTCACTTGGGCTTGCATGGTATTTGGAAAAATATTCTCACAAAAAAAGTGATAATAAATTTACCTATGGTTATGGTAGGTTTTCATTATTAGGTGCGTTAATTAATGCAATCGTATTGATCATCGGATCAACTTTTGTAATTGCAAATGCAGTTCCAAGATTAATAAAACCACAAGCTACTAACGCAGAGGGAATGATATTATTTGCAATTGTTGGAGTTATTGTAAACGGTGCCGCAGTGTTCAAATTAAAAAATGAAGACTCTATGAACGCGCGTGTAATGATGCTTCATCTTTTGGAAGATGTGCTAGGCTGGATTGCGATTCTTGCAGTTGCTACAACATTGCTGTTTTGGCAAACCTACATTCTTGATGCAGTACTTTCAATAATTATCACATTATACATCTTGTATAATGTTACGATCAATCTAAAAAAAACGATTACACTATTTTTACAAGCGACTCCGGAAAACATAAATATAGATTTCATTGACAACAAGTTTAAAAGTATTGAAAAAGTAATTTCATCTCATCATACACACGTTTGGTCTTTAGATGGGGCAAATCATATTCTTACAACACACTTAATTGTGGAAAGATCTACTACCCGTGCAGAGATTGTCAAAATAAAATCAAAGTGTAAGCAATTATTTGAGGACCTAAAGATGACTCATTTTACAATTGAAATTGAACTTGAAGATGAGGTTTGTTTAATGAAAGATGATGCAAATCATTAG
- a CDS encoding RNA methyltransferase, translating into MISKNELKYFSSLLIKKFRQQEEKFIVEGLKIVEEGLNSSYKCDTVIVTPAFIDSFPDVINILRKKTNRVEELKSIDFQKISDTKSPQGIAAVFNKNYPKNNLSELKDKLIVLIDNVSDPGNLGTIIRTCDWFGLHNILITDQSVEYLNPKVVRASMGSIFHLNIYDEVFSNDLSNLKNNGYQIICADIKGKNIFSYNSNKKSILTFSNESIGPSEIVKNLADDFITIPGKGRAESLNVSSAASIIIARLTNGS; encoded by the coding sequence ATGATTTCTAAAAATGAATTAAAATACTTCTCTTCTCTTTTAATAAAAAAATTCAGACAACAGGAAGAAAAATTTATCGTTGAAGGATTAAAAATTGTTGAAGAAGGCTTGAACAGTAGTTATAAATGCGATACGGTTATTGTTACACCTGCATTTATAGATTCTTTTCCTGATGTTATTAATATTTTAAGAAAAAAGACAAATCGAGTTGAAGAATTAAAATCAATCGACTTTCAAAAAATATCCGATACAAAATCTCCGCAAGGTATCGCAGCCGTATTTAATAAGAATTATCCCAAAAATAATCTTAGTGAACTTAAAGACAAGTTAATAGTTCTTATTGATAATGTTTCAGATCCCGGAAATCTTGGAACAATAATTAGAACCTGCGATTGGTTTGGGTTGCACAATATTTTAATTACCGATCAATCTGTTGAGTATTTGAATCCAAAAGTAGTTAGAGCTTCAATGGGATCAATTTTTCATCTTAATATTTATGATGAAGTTTTTTCTAATGATTTATCTAATCTTAAAAACAATGGTTATCAGATTATATGTGCAGATATTAAGGGCAAAAATATTTTTTCTTATAATTCAAATAAAAAATCAATATTAACTTTTTCTAATGAATCTATAGGTCCTTCTGAAATTGTTAAAAATCTTGCTGATGATTTTATTACAATTCCCGGTAAAGGCAGAGCAGAATCATTAAATGTTTCATCCGCAGCTTCTATAATAATTGCACGATTAACAAATGGCTCATAA
- a CDS encoding DUF971 domain-containing protein, producing MKPKQIKIVDKDKLSLVWNDGNSSIISLKYLRDECPCAGCKGETILFKTYRPPKPTMLSPEMYKVISIDEVGDYAIQIGWKDGHNTGIYSWEYLKTLKEGESENTNQKYDTLL from the coding sequence ATGAAACCAAAACAAATAAAGATTGTAGATAAAGATAAGCTTTCGTTAGTCTGGAATGATGGAAATTCATCAATTATTTCGCTAAAATATTTGCGGGATGAATGTCCTTGTGCTGGTTGCAAAGGTGAAACGATCTTATTTAAAACTTATCGCCCACCAAAACCCACTATGCTTTCACCAGAAATGTATAAAGTAATAAGCATCGATGAAGTTGGAGATTATGCAATACAAATCGGGTGGAAAGATGGACACAACACGGGTATATATTCGTGGGAATATCTTAAAACGCTTAAAGAAGGTGAAAGTGAAAATACTAATCAGAAATATGATACTCTTTTATGA